In the genome of Angustibacter luteus, one region contains:
- a CDS encoding DUF6510 family protein produces MQVEDHYVDGNAVAGDLLELFAVDVTAAMGECAHCGHEAPMAETRVYTQAPGTVMRCRGCGEAVLKLVTAPHARWLDLSGLSRLTFRTDPALA; encoded by the coding sequence ATGCAGGTGGAGGACCACTACGTGGACGGCAACGCGGTGGCGGGCGACCTGCTCGAGCTGTTCGCCGTCGACGTCACCGCCGCGATGGGCGAGTGCGCGCACTGCGGTCACGAGGCCCCGATGGCGGAGACCCGGGTCTACACCCAGGCGCCGGGCACGGTGATGCGCTGCCGCGGCTGCGGCGAGGCGGTCCTCAAGCTGGTCACCGCGCCGCACGCGCGCTGGCTGGACCTGAGCGGCCTGAGCCGCCTCACCTTCCGCACGGACCCGGCGCTGGCCTAG
- a CDS encoding CaiB/BaiF CoA-transferase family protein: protein MNLPLGSGPLAGVRVVELGGIGPGPFCGMLLADLGADVIRLERPADVGRASEHPVVHRGRRSVALDLKSEDGIAAALRVVDTADALIEGFRPGVAERIGLGPDVCLARNPRLVYGRMTGWGQDGPLAQQPGHDINYIALAGLLGALGHPDREPLPPLNLVGDMGGGGLLLALGLVAGVLSARTTGVGQVVDAAMTDGTAIQLALVHGLLARGLWADQRGGNLFDGSAPFYRTYRCADGGFVAVGAIEAPFYAALLAGLGLQDDPLFATQFDTSAWPEMSARLADGFSTRARDDWAAHFGDLPACVTPVLSFAEAADHPHHLARGTFTEQHGYLEAAPAPRFSVTPAGPVAAPPAIGEHTVEVLREAGLDDDSIARATRAYPRR, encoded by the coding sequence GTGAACCTTCCCCTCGGGAGCGGCCCGCTGGCCGGCGTCCGCGTCGTCGAGCTCGGCGGCATCGGACCCGGCCCCTTCTGCGGCATGCTGCTCGCCGACCTCGGGGCCGACGTGATCCGGCTCGAACGACCGGCGGACGTCGGAAGGGCGAGCGAGCACCCGGTGGTGCACCGCGGGCGGCGATCAGTGGCGCTCGACCTCAAGTCGGAGGACGGGATCGCCGCTGCGCTCCGGGTCGTGGACACTGCCGACGCGCTGATCGAAGGCTTCAGACCCGGTGTGGCGGAACGAATCGGGCTCGGACCCGACGTGTGCCTGGCCCGCAACCCGCGGCTCGTGTACGGCCGGATGACCGGCTGGGGCCAGGACGGACCGCTCGCCCAGCAGCCGGGCCACGACATCAACTACATCGCCCTCGCTGGCCTGCTCGGCGCCCTCGGCCACCCCGACCGGGAGCCGCTCCCTCCGCTGAACCTGGTGGGAGACATGGGCGGTGGCGGGCTCCTGCTCGCGCTCGGCCTGGTCGCCGGCGTTCTCAGCGCCCGGACGACGGGGGTCGGGCAGGTCGTGGACGCCGCCATGACGGACGGCACGGCGATCCAGCTCGCGCTGGTGCACGGGCTGCTCGCTCGCGGGCTGTGGGCGGACCAGCGCGGCGGCAACCTGTTCGACGGGTCCGCGCCGTTCTACCGGACCTACCGCTGCGCCGACGGCGGCTTCGTCGCGGTCGGTGCCATCGAGGCGCCGTTCTACGCGGCGCTGCTGGCCGGGTTGGGCCTGCAGGACGACCCGCTGTTCGCCACCCAGTTCGACACCTCGGCCTGGCCCGAGATGTCGGCGCGTCTCGCCGATGGGTTCAGCACCCGAGCCCGCGACGACTGGGCCGCCCACTTCGGCGACCTCCCGGCCTGCGTCACGCCGGTGCTGTCGTTCGCCGAGGCCGCCGACCACCCGCACCACCTGGCCCGTGGCACCTTCACGGAGCAGCACGGCTACCTCGAGGCCGCCCCGGCCCCGCGCTTCTCGGTCACACCCGCCGGCCCGGTCGCCGCGCCACCGGCGATCGGCGAGCACACCGTCGAGGTGCTGCGCGAGGCCGGGCTCGACGACGATTCGATCGCGCGTGCCACCCGTGCCTACCCTCGTCGGTGA
- a CDS encoding VOC family protein, with product MSQQRPAVVAQLSVRRGREAVDFYRAAFGAVEVYRVGGTDDDPELVSQLQIAGTTFWVADESPAHGNPSPETVGGCTTRLLLVVDDPDAVVTQAVGAGAREVQPVTEDYGWRLGRIEDPFGHHWEVGHPLGAWPPTSGPH from the coding sequence GTGTCCCAGCAGCGTCCGGCCGTCGTCGCGCAGCTGTCCGTCCGGCGCGGCCGGGAGGCCGTCGACTTCTACCGGGCGGCGTTCGGGGCCGTCGAGGTCTACCGGGTCGGCGGCACGGACGACGACCCCGAGCTGGTCTCTCAGCTGCAGATCGCCGGCACGACGTTCTGGGTGGCGGACGAGTCACCGGCGCACGGCAACCCCAGCCCCGAGACCGTCGGTGGCTGCACCACGCGGCTGCTGCTCGTCGTCGACGACCCGGACGCGGTGGTGACGCAGGCGGTCGGGGCCGGTGCCCGCGAGGTCCAGCCCGTCACCGAGGACTACGGCTGGCGGCTGGGTCGCATCGAGGACCCGTTCGGCCACCACTGGGAGGTCGGGCACCCACTCGGAGCCTGGCCGCCGACGTCCGGGCCGCACTAG
- a CDS encoding molybdopterin-dependent oxidoreductase gives MSTITPGFFGRRRRSDDDLPPGQYLTEDFPVLTAGPTQHVPTPEWQFTVTTETGQRQTWDWAQLMALPQEDVTVDLHCVTRWSKLATRWRGVSVDTLLADVDTDASFALVGSYGGYTTNLPLDDLLEGQAWVAHRFDDDDLDAEHGGPARLLVPHLYLWKSAKWVTSITLSDAEELGFWESAGYHNYGDPWREQRYWE, from the coding sequence ATGTCCACGATCACGCCGGGCTTCTTCGGGCGCCGACGCCGCTCGGACGACGACCTGCCGCCCGGCCAGTACCTGACCGAAGACTTCCCGGTGCTCACCGCCGGGCCGACGCAGCACGTGCCGACACCGGAGTGGCAGTTCACCGTCACCACCGAGACCGGCCAGCGGCAGACCTGGGACTGGGCGCAGCTGATGGCGTTGCCGCAGGAGGACGTCACGGTCGACCTGCACTGCGTGACGCGGTGGTCGAAGCTGGCGACCCGCTGGCGCGGGGTGTCCGTGGACACGCTGCTCGCGGACGTCGACACCGACGCGAGCTTCGCGCTCGTCGGCTCGTACGGCGGCTACACGACGAACCTGCCGCTGGACGACCTGCTCGAGGGGCAGGCCTGGGTGGCCCACCGGTTCGACGACGACGACCTCGACGCCGAGCACGGCGGCCCTGCCCGGCTGCTCGTGCCGCACCTGTACCTCTGGAAGAGCGCCAAGTGGGTCACCAGCATCACGCTCTCGGACGCCGAGGAGCTGGGGTTCTGGGAGAGCGCTGGCTACCACAACTACGGTGACCCCTGGCGCGAACAGCGGTACTGGGAGTGA
- a CDS encoding DUF2252 domain-containing protein produces the protein MTATDAHSIPHLTRDERVAAGKAARERLPLDSHADYVPQGRPDPVDVLEGQATTRVPELVPIRYGRMLATPFTFYRGGALLMAGDLSRSPSSGLSVQLCGDAHLSNFGAFATPERRLVFDLNDFDETHPGPFEWDIKRLCASLTVAAQNNDFSAKQQRKVAAAAAATYRETMRSFARQGNLDVWYTHLDMEEAIRTLGEHLGDKVTARAEAALKKARNKNSLQALGKLTTTVDGQVRILSQPPLLVPVEELWPHEESDYIYATLRDLVRSYRTTLQSDRQHLLEQFRLVQVARKVVGVGSVGTRAWILLFEGVDSGDPLFLQAKEAQPSVLADFVDIPSVHNHGERVVRGQHLMQAASDIFLGWQSGTGPEGTERDFYVRQLRDGKGSAVVEIMEPRTMTYYGRLCAQTLARAHARSGDRVAIAAYLGSKSHFEEAVADFSVTYAEQNALDHAALAQAVASGRVEAKTDL, from the coding sequence ATGACAGCCACGGACGCTCACTCCATCCCGCACCTGACCCGTGATGAGCGGGTCGCAGCCGGAAAGGCGGCCCGCGAGCGGCTCCCGCTGGACTCGCACGCGGACTACGTCCCGCAGGGCCGGCCCGATCCGGTCGACGTGCTCGAGGGGCAGGCCACCACGCGGGTGCCTGAGCTGGTGCCGATCCGGTACGGGCGGATGCTGGCCACGCCGTTCACCTTCTACCGCGGCGGGGCGCTGCTGATGGCGGGTGACCTGTCCCGGTCACCGAGCTCGGGGCTCTCGGTCCAGCTCTGCGGCGATGCCCACCTGAGCAACTTCGGTGCCTTCGCCACCCCGGAGCGGCGGTTGGTGTTCGACCTGAACGACTTCGACGAGACGCACCCGGGCCCGTTCGAGTGGGACATCAAGCGGCTGTGCGCCAGCCTGACCGTGGCGGCCCAGAACAACGACTTCTCGGCGAAGCAGCAGCGCAAGGTCGCGGCGGCCGCGGCGGCCACCTACCGCGAGACCATGCGCTCGTTCGCGCGGCAGGGAAACCTCGACGTCTGGTACACCCACCTCGACATGGAGGAGGCCATCAGGACGCTGGGCGAGCACCTGGGTGACAAGGTCACCGCGCGGGCCGAGGCGGCCCTGAAGAAGGCCCGCAACAAGAACAGCCTGCAGGCCTTGGGCAAGCTGACCACGACGGTCGACGGCCAGGTCCGCATCCTCAGCCAACCCCCGCTGCTGGTCCCGGTCGAGGAGCTGTGGCCGCACGAGGAGTCGGACTACATCTACGCGACCCTGCGCGACCTCGTGCGCTCCTACCGGACGACGTTGCAGTCCGACCGCCAGCACCTGCTGGAGCAGTTCCGGCTGGTCCAGGTGGCCCGCAAGGTCGTCGGCGTGGGCAGCGTCGGCACCCGCGCCTGGATCCTGCTGTTCGAGGGAGTCGACAGCGGCGACCCACTGTTCCTGCAGGCGAAGGAGGCCCAGCCGTCGGTCCTCGCGGACTTCGTCGACATCCCGTCCGTGCACAACCACGGGGAGCGCGTGGTGCGCGGCCAGCACCTGATGCAGGCGGCCAGCGACATCTTCCTGGGCTGGCAGAGCGGTACCGGGCCGGAGGGCACCGAGCGTGACTTCTACGTGCGCCAGCTCCGCGACGGCAAGGGCTCGGCCGTCGTCGAGATCATGGAGCCGCGCACGATGACCTACTACGGGAGGCTGTGCGCGCAGACGCTGGCCCGCGCCCACGCCCGCTCCGGCGACCGGGTGGCGATCGCCGCCTACCTGGGCTCGAAGTCACACTTCGAGGAGGCGGTCGCCGACTTCTCCGTGACCTACGCGGAGCAGAACGCCCTCGACCACGCCGCGCTGGCGCAGGCCGTCGCGTCCGGCCGGGTGGAGGCCAAGACCGACCTCTAG
- a CDS encoding spermidine synthase: protein MSARFEELAWRETAMGAISLRRRVEPSLGVDVYEVKLGDEFLMSSLFTVAEVELARRGLGEASDRSLDVVVGGLGLGYTARAALEDPRVSALTVVEALPDVIDWHVRDLVPGGAELDADPRTTLLHADFFALVASGTGFDPAVPGRQWDVVLLDVDHSPRHVLHPSHAAFYTRDGLGRLVELLRPGGIFGLWADGAPDVDFLATLRKVFGQARADVVEFPNFYTREPSASTVYLAS from the coding sequence GTGAGCGCGCGGTTCGAGGAGCTGGCCTGGCGGGAGACCGCGATGGGCGCGATCAGCCTGCGCCGACGGGTCGAGCCGTCGCTGGGCGTGGACGTGTACGAGGTCAAGCTCGGGGACGAGTTCCTCATGTCGAGCCTGTTCACCGTGGCCGAGGTCGAGCTGGCGCGTCGTGGGCTCGGCGAGGCGTCCGACCGGAGCCTGGACGTCGTGGTCGGTGGGCTCGGACTGGGCTACACCGCGCGGGCGGCGCTCGAAGACCCCCGCGTGAGCGCGCTGACGGTCGTCGAGGCACTGCCCGACGTCATCGACTGGCACGTGCGCGACCTGGTACCCGGCGGCGCCGAGCTGGACGCCGACCCGCGGACCACGTTGCTGCACGCCGACTTCTTCGCCCTGGTCGCGTCGGGCACCGGCTTCGACCCAGCCGTTCCGGGTCGCCAGTGGGACGTCGTCCTGCTCGACGTCGACCACTCGCCCCGGCACGTCCTGCACCCCAGCCACGCGGCGTTCTACACCCGCGACGGCCTCGGCCGGCTGGTGGAGCTGCTGCGCCCGGGCGGCATCTTCGGCCTGTGGGCGGACGGCGCGCCGGACGTGGACTTCCTCGCCACCCTGCGCAAGGTGTTCGGTCAGGCGCGCGCGGACGTCGTTGAGTTCCCGAACTTCTACACCCGCGAGCCCTCCGCCAGCACCGTCTACCTCGCCTCGTAG
- a CDS encoding serine/threonine-protein kinase: MTELLADRYLLVERLGRGAMGEVWSATDAVLGRTVAVKLMLRTGDGEQAAGRFRVEAQAAARLSHPNVVTVHDFGTSGDHGFLVMELVAGHDLARETALNGAMAPERAMTVVAQAAAGLAAAHAQGVIHRDVKPGNLLLAADGTVKVADFGIARLVDDPALALTSTGEILGTSHYLAPERAQGGPATSASDVYSLGCVLYQLVTGVTPFRADSPAGVAYQHVQAVPVRPGQVLPELMGSPVEALTLRLLAKDPAMRPSAAEIAAWTSSTDQAPVLPPPTAVLPPIVTEPAPAGGRSRRPAALVGAATVAVAGVVAVAVGLGGNDPAASVDRPTVSASPRPAAATSTRTTHSPSPTATRTRATNASTTTKVKPAPKPAAKPHKAKAPKPPKHPAKKP; the protein is encoded by the coding sequence GTGACGGAACTGCTGGCCGACCGCTACCTGCTGGTAGAACGCCTGGGCCGAGGCGCCATGGGCGAGGTCTGGTCGGCGACGGACGCCGTGCTGGGACGAACCGTCGCGGTCAAGCTGATGCTGCGCACGGGTGATGGCGAGCAGGCAGCAGGTCGGTTCCGCGTCGAGGCGCAGGCGGCCGCGCGACTGAGCCACCCGAACGTCGTGACGGTGCACGACTTCGGCACGTCCGGTGACCACGGGTTCCTGGTGATGGAGCTGGTCGCCGGGCACGACCTGGCCCGTGAGACGGCCCTCAACGGCGCCATGGCGCCGGAGCGGGCGATGACCGTGGTGGCGCAGGCTGCCGCTGGGCTGGCGGCCGCGCACGCGCAGGGCGTGATCCATCGGGACGTCAAGCCGGGGAACCTCCTGCTGGCGGCCGACGGCACCGTCAAGGTCGCCGACTTCGGGATCGCGCGACTCGTCGACGACCCGGCCCTCGCGTTGACGTCCACCGGGGAGATCCTCGGCACCAGCCACTACCTCGCACCCGAGCGGGCGCAGGGTGGCCCGGCGACGTCGGCGTCCGACGTCTACTCGCTGGGGTGCGTGCTCTACCAGCTCGTGACCGGGGTGACGCCGTTCCGGGCCGACAGCCCGGCCGGGGTGGCCTACCAGCACGTGCAGGCCGTACCGGTGCGTCCTGGCCAGGTCCTCCCCGAGCTGATGGGCTCCCCGGTCGAGGCGCTGACCCTCCGGCTCCTCGCCAAGGACCCCGCCATGCGGCCATCGGCGGCCGAGATCGCGGCGTGGACGTCGTCCACGGACCAGGCGCCGGTCCTGCCACCGCCTACTGCCGTCCTTCCGCCGATCGTCACGGAGCCCGCGCCCGCGGGTGGGCGGTCGCGACGGCCGGCGGCGCTGGTCGGTGCCGCGACGGTCGCCGTCGCCGGTGTCGTCGCCGTGGCGGTCGGGCTCGGCGGCAACGACCCCGCCGCCAGCGTCGACCGACCGACCGTCTCCGCCAGCCCGCGTCCGGCAGCGGCCACCTCCACGCGGACGACGCACAGCCCCTCCCCGACGGCGACGCGGACCCGCGCCACCAACGCGTCGACCACGACCAAGGTCAAGCCCGCACCCAAGCCCGCGGCCAAGCCCCACAAGGCCAAAGCGCCGAAGCCGCCGAAGCACCCCGCCAAGAAGCCCTGA
- a CDS encoding DUF3048 domain-containing protein, which produces MKPSRTTSCAAVLAVLLGTVACSHRAPTPAAPSPSVTTSAPSPPASAPPLVAPLTGRPVHAVAQRPALTVKIENSTAARPQSGLDQADLVVEELVEGGITRFAAMFQTADPGTVGPVRSVRNVDTSIASPTRGLLAFSGGAGVVLKVVRKAPLQLLSGGAGFRRSGARSAPHNLYAKAGTLWGRANAAHRAPPKPYLPWAPDATRAGTATAPGNQAASQAQLTFSSGERPRWTYQASTRTWLRSEGSKPAKVASGRRLAADNVLVLRVRTRDAGYRDPAGNDVPESVLTGSGRLTVLSAGRQVSGTWHKAGRDARFTFTDTAGRPLLVAPGRTWIELVPSTGAVRIS; this is translated from the coding sequence ATGAAGCCCTCCCGCACCACGTCCTGCGCCGCCGTCCTCGCCGTCCTGCTGGGCACCGTCGCGTGCTCGCACCGAGCGCCCACCCCGGCCGCACCGTCCCCGTCGGTGACGACGTCCGCGCCCAGCCCGCCGGCGAGTGCGCCCCCGCTCGTGGCACCGCTCACCGGCCGGCCCGTGCACGCGGTCGCCCAGCGGCCGGCGCTGACCGTGAAGATCGAGAACAGCACGGCGGCCCGCCCGCAGTCCGGCCTGGACCAGGCGGACCTCGTCGTCGAGGAGCTCGTCGAGGGCGGGATCACCCGGTTCGCCGCGATGTTCCAGACCGCCGACCCGGGCACGGTGGGCCCGGTGCGGTCCGTGCGCAACGTCGACACGTCGATCGCGTCGCCGACCCGCGGGCTGCTGGCCTTCTCGGGCGGCGCCGGCGTGGTGCTCAAGGTGGTCCGCAAGGCGCCGTTGCAGCTGCTCTCCGGCGGTGCCGGGTTCCGTCGCTCGGGCGCGCGGTCGGCCCCGCACAACCTGTACGCCAAGGCCGGCACCTTGTGGGGGCGGGCGAACGCCGCGCACCGAGCCCCGCCGAAGCCGTACCTCCCCTGGGCGCCCGATGCGACCCGCGCTGGCACGGCCACAGCCCCGGGCAACCAAGCCGCCAGCCAGGCGCAGCTGACCTTCTCGAGCGGCGAGCGGCCGCGCTGGACGTATCAGGCCTCCACCCGGACGTGGCTGCGCAGCGAGGGCAGCAAGCCGGCGAAGGTCGCCTCCGGCCGGCGGCTGGCCGCTGACAACGTCCTCGTGCTGCGGGTGCGCACCCGGGACGCCGGCTACCGCGACCCGGCCGGTAACGACGTGCCCGAGTCGGTGCTGACCGGGTCCGGCCGGCTCACGGTGCTCAGCGCGGGGCGACAGGTCTCCGGCACCTGGCACAAGGCCGGTCGGGACGCCCGTTTCACCTTCACCGACACGGCCGGCCGGCCCTTGCTCGTCGCGCCTGGGCGGACCTGGATCGAGCTCGTGCCGTCGACCGGCGCCGTCCGGATCTCCTGA
- a CDS encoding VOC family protein, producing MDWTLEVVLLPVSDIDRAVAFYRDQVGFHLDHDTTNEHMHVVQLTPPGSGCSIVIGDLPSQTEMAPGSMRGLQLVVSDAQAARQHLVDHGVEASEITVFDERDGGTFFGFADPDGNTWAVQQLKVRADKPLIPLDARGRFGE from the coding sequence ATGGACTGGACCCTCGAAGTCGTCCTCCTGCCGGTGAGCGACATCGACCGCGCGGTGGCCTTCTACCGCGACCAGGTCGGGTTCCACCTCGACCACGACACCACGAACGAGCACATGCACGTCGTCCAGCTCACCCCGCCCGGCTCAGGTTGCTCGATCGTGATCGGCGACCTGCCCAGCCAGACCGAGATGGCACCCGGGTCGATGCGCGGGCTGCAGCTCGTGGTGTCCGATGCGCAGGCTGCCCGCCAGCACCTGGTGGACCACGGCGTCGAGGCCAGCGAGATCACGGTGTTCGACGAGCGGGACGGTGGCACGTTCTTCGGCTTCGCCGACCCGGACGGCAACACGTGGGCCGTGCAGCAGCTCAAGGTGCGCGCGGACAAGCCGCTGATCCCGCTGGACGCACGCGGTCGCTTCGGGGAGTAG
- a CDS encoding ferredoxin reductase — protein MSGWQRATVVGARAETASARTLRLQVEGWPGHLPGQHVDVRLTAPDGYTATRSYSIASAFDGAAGGDEIEISVEEVADGEVSPYLVQVAAVGDAVEVRGPLGGWFVWRAAQPEPLQLIGGGSGVVPLMSMVRGHELAGARAPVRLLYSVRDPASVYYRDELTRRAAEQPGLQVDFAYTRTAPPSWDGVVGRLDGARLSRWTWPVDAEPTTYVCGPTGFVEAVADELVRAGYDPRRIRTERFGPSGS, from the coding sequence GTGAGCGGCTGGCAGCGCGCGACGGTCGTCGGGGCGCGGGCCGAGACCGCGTCCGCGCGCACCTTGCGGCTGCAGGTCGAGGGATGGCCGGGACACCTTCCCGGCCAGCACGTCGACGTCCGGCTCACCGCCCCGGACGGTTACACCGCAACGCGTTCGTACTCGATCGCGTCGGCCTTCGACGGCGCCGCAGGCGGCGACGAGATCGAGATCTCGGTCGAGGAGGTGGCGGACGGCGAGGTGTCGCCGTACCTCGTGCAGGTCGCCGCGGTCGGGGACGCCGTCGAGGTGCGCGGGCCGCTCGGCGGCTGGTTCGTCTGGCGGGCCGCGCAGCCGGAACCGTTGCAGCTCATCGGTGGTGGCTCCGGCGTCGTCCCCCTGATGTCGATGGTGCGCGGGCACGAGCTGGCCGGCGCCCGCGCCCCGGTGCGGCTGCTCTACTCGGTGCGCGACCCGGCCTCCGTCTACTACCGCGACGAGCTGACCCGGCGCGCCGCCGAGCAGCCCGGCCTGCAGGTGGACTTCGCGTACACCCGGACCGCCCCGCCGTCCTGGGACGGGGTGGTCGGCCGGCTGGACGGCGCCCGGCTGTCCCGCTGGACCTGGCCGGTGGACGCCGAGCCGACCACGTACGTCTGCGGCCCCACGGGTTTCGTCGAGGCGGTAGCGGACGAGCTCGTGCGGGCCGGCTACGACCCGCGGCGGATCCGCACGGAACGGTTCGGCCCCAGCGGCTCCTAG